The Chitinophaga sp. H8 genome contains a region encoding:
- a CDS encoding FecR family protein: MSNKCTPQEAETVSRYLESHPEELNKYLSEEECAAEQGKLPVELSVAWLQQIRHRAFAERPRLRWLRPAMAAAGILLVICLGWYFLQRPKTMVTTAYNVPPPIAPEKIERLENLTDRVMDLELPDGSKIQLFTRSSIEYSKTFTKEAERSIYLKGKASFDVAKNKHQVFTVYSGGIVTTALGTSFIVRAYETEDSISVQLNSGKVMVKSPVFESQTFHTSILLPGKELIYNKTSMVANVRNFGTSMYEGFVKAGAENNKPLTKPDWYNFKNQPLEKVLEQLSVYYGVAIYYRPSDIEHIYVEGTFLKTDSLEKILTDIILPNQLTIIRDKDNLIIKKAL; this comes from the coding sequence TTGAGCAACAAATGTACTCCCCAAGAAGCGGAAACAGTAAGCCGTTACCTGGAGTCGCATCCTGAGGAGCTGAATAAGTATTTGTCGGAAGAGGAATGTGCTGCTGAACAGGGAAAGCTGCCTGTGGAATTATCGGTTGCGTGGCTTCAACAAATACGGCATAGGGCATTTGCTGAGAGGCCCCGGTTAAGATGGTTAAGGCCAGCAATGGCAGCGGCTGGGATATTACTGGTTATCTGTCTGGGATGGTATTTCTTGCAGCGGCCTAAAACAATGGTGACTACTGCTTATAATGTACCACCTCCTATAGCTCCTGAAAAGATAGAAAGGTTGGAGAACCTGACAGACCGGGTGATGGACCTGGAGCTACCGGATGGATCCAAAATTCAGCTGTTTACCCGGAGTAGTATTGAATATAGTAAAACATTCACGAAAGAAGCAGAAAGAAGTATTTACCTGAAAGGAAAAGCATCATTTGATGTGGCTAAGAATAAGCACCAGGTATTTACGGTATATAGTGGTGGAATCGTTACCACGGCGTTGGGCACTTCCTTTATAGTCCGCGCCTATGAAACTGAAGACAGTATAAGTGTGCAGCTTAATAGTGGTAAAGTGATGGTGAAGTCACCAGTTTTTGAAAGTCAGACTTTTCATACATCCATTCTTTTGCCAGGAAAGGAGTTAATATATAATAAGACAAGCATGGTAGCCAATGTGCGGAATTTTGGCACATCGATGTATGAGGGGTTTGTGAAGGCTGGTGCTGAAAACAATAAACCATTGACTAAGCCTGACTGGTATAATTTCAAGAATCAGCCACTGGAAAAGGTGCTGGAGCAGTTGAGTGTTTATTATGGCGTAGCTATATACTATCGTCCATCCGATATTGAGCATATATATGTTGAGGGGACATTTCTTAAAACGGATTCGCTTGAAAAAATACTTACAGATATAATTTTGCCTAATCAACTTACCATTATTCGTGACAAAGACAATCTGATAATTAAAAAAGCACTTTAA
- a CDS encoding TetR/AcrR family transcriptional regulator: MELQLQIKMNPKLYLRDPDSSELGRNIIKHGIKMIHDIGFEDFTFRKLATEVGTTEASIYRYFENKHRLLTYITTWFWTWLEYQLLFHTNNLKRPKEKIDVVIKLLTFEVQDKFTVEHIDKSILHGIVICEGDKSYLTKHVTADNKSMLFKPYKDLCHRIAEIFLEYNPGLLFPHSLASTLIETAHRQIYFKEHLPSLTDFGNSKEVRPLVEFLRHLVFKSLDN, translated from the coding sequence ATGGAATTGCAATTGCAAATAAAAATGAATCCCAAGCTCTACCTAAGAGATCCGGACAGTTCGGAGCTGGGCCGAAATATTATTAAGCATGGGATAAAAATGATTCATGATATTGGTTTTGAGGACTTTACATTTAGAAAGCTCGCTACGGAGGTAGGAACTACGGAAGCTAGTATTTACCGGTATTTTGAAAACAAGCACCGGTTACTCACCTATATTACAACCTGGTTCTGGACATGGTTAGAATACCAGCTGTTATTTCACACGAATAACCTCAAGCGCCCAAAAGAGAAAATAGACGTTGTTATAAAGCTGCTGACTTTTGAAGTGCAGGACAAATTTACGGTGGAACATATTGACAAGAGCATTTTACATGGCATAGTTATATGCGAAGGTGATAAATCATATCTTACAAAGCATGTAACGGCAGATAATAAGTCTATGCTTTTTAAGCCCTATAAAGATCTTTGCCATCGTATTGCAGAGATCTTCCTGGAATATAATCCTGGGTTATTGTTTCCGCATTCGCTGGCAAGCACTTTAATAGAAACCGCTCATCGGCAGATATACTTCAAAGAACACTTGCCAAGCCTGACCGATTTTGGTAATTCTAAAGAGGTAAGACCACTGGTCGAATTTTTGCGGCATTTGGTATTTAAGTCGCTGGACAACTGA
- a CDS encoding RagB/SusD family nutrient uptake outer membrane protein, with the protein MKKVIYAIATLFAILITSCNKTLLESPSNTISPENFYKSKSDFELANLGAIGVLQGGSLYAWYIHYVIEHQSGDFSQPAGTSWSELNWLTDDGFVATTWTGHYNLINNVNTSLDKIDGVNFDKESKDALKGELYFLRAVGYFNLVRMFGKVPLHLHATVSPNEASLKQSEIKDVYAAIVSDLQQAETLLPVSNPYGPGRVTKGAATGLLGKVYVFMAGWPLNDAAKWNEALTQLKKIVNVANPSMSVAPFNYHLEADYQDLFWHVTQLRTTGTGLPTIAKPANENGPEAVFEINYKRAAGYYSAIFPSSLMYQPCSFWLFNQFESNDYRQGVTMVNTPGDPLGGVTLQRKFQATGNTWNDNENNWPYLRFADLILLLAEAENEVNGPTATALDAINAVRKRARNAAGVIRLAPANYTSTEAFSKDAFRKLVLHERTLELSCEGQTWFDWIRTNTLKEVLTAQGRPGTYSDKIRLYPIPQAEIDITKGVLIQNDGYAH; encoded by the coding sequence ATGAAAAAGGTTATATATGCTATAGCGACGCTGTTTGCGATTTTGATTACATCCTGTAATAAGACGCTGCTCGAATCTCCTTCCAATACGATTTCACCGGAGAATTTCTACAAGTCAAAATCAGATTTTGAGCTGGCCAACCTGGGAGCTATCGGCGTGTTACAAGGTGGCTCTCTGTATGCGTGGTATATTCATTATGTGATAGAACATCAGAGCGGTGATTTTTCCCAGCCAGCAGGAACTTCCTGGAGTGAGTTGAATTGGCTGACTGATGATGGTTTTGTTGCAACTACCTGGACAGGACATTACAATCTAATCAATAACGTAAATACAAGCCTTGATAAAATTGACGGGGTAAATTTTGATAAAGAGAGTAAAGATGCACTGAAAGGGGAGCTTTATTTTCTGAGAGCAGTAGGTTATTTTAACCTGGTACGTATGTTTGGTAAGGTGCCGCTCCACCTGCATGCTACTGTTTCTCCTAACGAGGCATCATTGAAGCAATCTGAAATTAAAGACGTTTATGCTGCCATTGTATCTGATCTGCAACAGGCTGAAACATTATTGCCCGTTTCAAATCCATATGGTCCGGGAAGGGTTACCAAGGGAGCAGCAACCGGTTTATTAGGTAAAGTATATGTGTTTATGGCTGGCTGGCCGCTTAACGACGCTGCAAAGTGGAATGAGGCACTTACACAGCTTAAGAAAATTGTGAATGTCGCAAATCCATCCATGTCGGTGGCCCCCTTTAATTATCATCTGGAGGCTGACTACCAGGATCTTTTTTGGCACGTAACACAACTGCGTACAACAGGTACAGGTTTGCCGACAATTGCCAAGCCTGCCAATGAAAATGGTCCGGAAGCCGTTTTTGAAATTAACTATAAACGAGCTGCAGGATATTACTCAGCCATCTTTCCTTCTTCCCTGATGTATCAACCTTGTAGTTTTTGGTTGTTTAATCAGTTTGAATCAAACGACTACAGACAGGGAGTAACGATGGTGAATACTCCGGGAGACCCGCTGGGTGGAGTCACCCTTCAACGCAAATTTCAGGCTACAGGTAATACCTGGAATGATAATGAAAATAACTGGCCTTACCTGCGCTTTGCGGATTTGATATTGCTCCTTGCTGAAGCGGAAAATGAAGTGAACGGGCCAACAGCTACAGCCTTAGACGCCATCAATGCTGTGAGAAAAAGAGCCCGTAATGCAGCAGGCGTTATCAGATTGGCTCCTGCCAATTATACGTCCACTGAAGCTTTTTCCAAAGACGCATTTAGAAAGCTGGTGCTTCATGAGCGCACACTGGAATTAAGTTGTGAAGGACAGACCTGGTTTGACTGGATAAGGACCAATACATTAAAAGAGGTGTTGACGGCCCAGGGAAGGCCGGGTACTTATAGTGATAAAATAAGACTTTATCCTATACCGCAGGCAGAGATAGATATTACCAAAGGTGTGCTTATACAGAATGACGGCTATGCCCATTAA
- a CDS encoding RNA polymerase sigma-70 factor — protein sequence MTTIVALKKGDRSVFSEVYFLYHEKIFFFVKRKTDSPYIAEEVTQLAFIKLWQSRENLSESHPLFSQLFRIVQSVLIDELRKQATYLSKTGKVIHLSVDEYSDVLEKLSEKEMRSRIMKIVEAMPSNRRKVFEMNRLQGMSYKQIAEQLSLSVKTVEYHLLEALKQLKRELGHHLPYVLLMLAINYF from the coding sequence TTGACGACGATCGTTGCATTAAAGAAAGGGGACCGCTCTGTTTTTAGTGAAGTATATTTTTTATACCACGAGAAGATATTTTTTTTCGTAAAACGCAAGACTGACTCTCCATATATTGCAGAGGAGGTGACGCAATTGGCCTTTATTAAACTCTGGCAATCCAGAGAAAATCTATCTGAATCTCACCCGTTATTTTCACAGCTATTCCGGATTGTACAGTCCGTTTTAATCGACGAATTACGTAAACAGGCCACCTATCTGTCCAAAACGGGCAAGGTAATACATCTCTCTGTTGATGAATATAGTGATGTGCTCGAGAAATTGTCTGAAAAAGAAATGCGCTCCAGGATCATGAAGATTGTTGAAGCAATGCCATCAAACCGCAGAAAAGTATTTGAGATGAACAGGCTGCAGGGAATGAGTTACAAACAAATTGCCGAGCAATTATCCTTGTCGGTCAAGACCGTTGAATATCATTTGCTGGAAGCGTTAAAGCAGTTAAAGCGGGAATTGGGACACCATCTTCCATATGTATTGCTGATGCTGGCAATAAATTATTTTTAA
- a CDS encoding beta-L-arabinofuranosidase domain-containing protein — protein MKYILSLAMVVMVTQVCAQRSTVPPRDLLRSNSGTAVIKGFIGDKISKCISNRVMVQEGEKILHPFAQRTEKDFNDWRCEYWGKWFTSAALAYLYQPGDVYKHTLDASVTSLLRTQGTDGYIGTYSKGAALQGWDVWGRKYVLLGLLSYYDLTKDNLVLRAAARHADNLIAELKDKQIKITDNGLDAIDGLSSNSILEPMVLLYQRTGNKKYLDFANEMIKAWGRPGKFTKNGLQLVEKGNKEVPPIDIAAPKAYEMMSCYEGLCEMYRATGDTSYLLAVLGFAHSVLKNERMIVGSASNQELWSDGVRQQTEIMQQPMETCVTITWMKLCYQLLRLTGDSKWADELELSLYNALAGAQTPDGSWWSYFSPLNGERVPSTAQHNDVGLSCCVANGPRGLLLTPSWAVMSSAGGLFINLYAPAEYSEKVNGTRVLLTVNSDYPVTEKIEITVSPDKTDSFTLALRIPSWSTNGRLSVNGEWQTFKPGTYCKINRKWKVNDKVVFYPDLRGRLIPAPSGAPQIAVMRGPVVLAIDNRMVTPADDAVWLLPKPWNFENTALAPAGYKGYVLAGHGLTPENKQAYIDLEPVTDKPDDVWMAFNASFLIRPSHFFNHAERKLVLCDYASAGNRFSADNLFRVWLPQPLFLSNAFVKDTWKITYPDKTIRPEAPSN, from the coding sequence ATGAAATATATTCTTTCCCTGGCCATGGTTGTTATGGTCACGCAAGTGTGTGCACAGCGGTCAACAGTACCACCACGGGACTTGCTCAGATCTAATAGTGGAACAGCAGTTATTAAGGGCTTCATTGGTGATAAGATCAGCAAATGTATCAGTAACAGGGTGATGGTGCAGGAAGGCGAAAAAATATTGCATCCATTTGCTCAACGGACTGAAAAGGATTTTAATGACTGGCGTTGCGAATACTGGGGAAAATGGTTTACGTCTGCTGCACTAGCCTATTTATATCAGCCTGGAGATGTATATAAACATACTTTGGATGCCTCGGTAACTTCTTTATTAAGGACGCAGGGAACTGATGGTTATATAGGAACGTATAGCAAGGGCGCAGCGCTGCAGGGGTGGGATGTTTGGGGGAGAAAGTATGTACTATTAGGGCTGCTCTCTTATTATGACCTGACAAAGGATAATCTTGTACTGAGGGCGGCTGCGAGACATGCGGACAACCTGATAGCTGAGCTAAAGGATAAGCAGATCAAGATAACAGACAATGGCCTGGACGCCATTGATGGCCTTTCTTCCAATTCAATTCTTGAGCCTATGGTACTGCTGTATCAAAGAACCGGCAATAAAAAGTACCTGGACTTTGCTAACGAGATGATAAAAGCATGGGGGCGTCCGGGCAAGTTCACCAAAAATGGTTTGCAGTTGGTAGAAAAAGGCAATAAAGAAGTACCTCCTATTGATATTGCCGCACCTAAAGCATATGAAATGATGTCCTGCTACGAGGGCCTTTGTGAAATGTATCGTGCTACTGGCGACACGTCTTATTTATTAGCAGTGCTTGGCTTTGCCCACAGTGTGCTTAAAAATGAAAGAATGATCGTTGGATCTGCGTCCAATCAGGAATTGTGGTCAGATGGTGTGCGCCAGCAGACGGAGATCATGCAACAACCAATGGAAACTTGTGTGACCATCACCTGGATGAAGTTATGTTACCAGTTGCTTCGCTTAACCGGAGATAGTAAGTGGGCAGATGAACTTGAGTTATCGTTGTATAATGCATTAGCAGGTGCGCAAACACCGGATGGAAGCTGGTGGTCGTATTTTTCACCCTTAAACGGAGAGCGTGTCCCTAGTACGGCGCAGCATAATGACGTAGGTCTTAGTTGTTGTGTAGCGAATGGTCCCAGAGGTCTTTTACTTACCCCTTCCTGGGCTGTAATGTCTTCAGCAGGTGGATTATTTATCAATCTATATGCACCCGCGGAATATAGTGAAAAGGTAAATGGGACAAGGGTGCTGCTTACCGTTAATTCTGATTATCCGGTAACAGAAAAAATAGAGATAACGGTATCGCCGGATAAAACGGACAGTTTTACGCTGGCACTTCGTATTCCATCGTGGAGTACAAACGGCAGGCTTAGCGTTAATGGAGAATGGCAAACCTTTAAGCCAGGCACTTATTGCAAAATCAACCGTAAATGGAAAGTTAATGATAAAGTGGTTTTTTACCCTGATTTGAGAGGACGGTTGATACCAGCTCCAAGTGGCGCTCCTCAAATTGCTGTGATGCGCGGCCCTGTAGTATTGGCTATTGATAACAGGATGGTAACTCCCGCAGATGATGCCGTATGGTTATTGCCCAAACCGTGGAATTTTGAAAACACGGCGTTAGCACCTGCAGGTTACAAGGGGTACGTGCTTGCCGGTCATGGATTAACGCCCGAAAACAAGCAGGCTTACATTGACCTGGAGCCAGTAACAGACAAGCCAGATGATGTGTGGATGGCCTTTAACGCTTCTTTTTTGATACGTCCCAGCCATTTCTTTAATCATGCTGAAAGAAAACTTGTACTCTGTGATTATGCGTCAGCAGGGAACAGGTTCTCCGCAGATAATCTGTTCCGTGTATGGTTGCCTCAACCATTGTTTTTGAGTAATGCATTTGTAAAAGATACCTGGAAGATCACTTACCCGGATAAAACGATCAGACCGGAGGCTCCCTCCAACTAA
- a CDS encoding SusC/RagA family TonB-linked outer membrane protein, with the protein MNINHLKRLCLSSLLLAIIFTIPLVAFSQKKIASVTGTVRNDAGELLPYVSITALNTKTKYAAGVQTDSNGIFRFVGLPEGPGYNFTFTYIGLETKELKDYTLKGGSTLTLAVKMDKIHAITIEDVVVVGYGTLRKRDVTGSISKIGESTLKETPANTLENAIQGRMAGVTVTNTSAEPGGGININVRGTTSISGSNQPLYVIDGVPMYNDNSRSSQEFEGNVAGNFLASMNPNDVVSVEVLKDAQSTAIYGSRGANGVVLITTKRGKPGRASIEFSHYTMVSARPKPIKLANAKQYAAFINEMNRNDNVTEFYTGRYVKTTDGLDSIYFPNVNDLGEGTNWQKELTRSGITQNYQLSAAGGNEFIRYLFSGNYLNDEGVIKYSQYQKASFRGNIDAKITSRLTAKIDVNATSDLNNRAENSNARILSGGFERSGVILKAFAANPTLTQDNETSQLAARFSTTPIGATFLNPLYDLSNTINQRRINYYFFNSDLSYKLSNSLSLTVRGAYNTTDASTAQFWNNKTQLGYLRGQKTFQTTWKSLSYLNENFLTYSKVSNRYALNVVGGFSWQQSTLRTSVIDAEGLPVPVDNGLHILPLYTTIAPPQTNLVKDVLLSGYGRASFSYLGKYAINLVARGDGSSHFAKNRKWGFFPSLGLAWNLSEEAFFVPARQLVSTAKLRASYGISGNQAIPAYGSLAQLYPINYGFVNGVATGIITGTPSNVNLSWETTAQTDLGLELGFAEDKYKLTIDVYRKKTTDLLQSRKIPGESGYNIIADNFGSIENKGIEMEFSTAPVSIKNFTWNLSFNASANRNKILDLGEGINFYNQTSGGADYTHRMVVGRSLGEFWGYKTLGLLSGEDMTNGYPLLRSSDKEGMLKYKDSDGNGIINDEDKESLGNAFPKWNLGLNNTITYKNISLNVFVYAALGHKVLNQNLLYSTYGTPIGVPSVAYINDHWTPENKDAYYPMPSQYGSNSQTTDRLVEDGSFVRFKNITLRYDFQKLPKWLSKLQLYVTGNNLITITKYSGYDPEVSAYGQNILLPGIDLGSYPRTKMYTFGVNVNF; encoded by the coding sequence ATGAATATCAACCATCTAAAAAGGCTATGCCTTTCTTCGCTGCTGCTTGCGATTATTTTTACTATTCCTTTAGTAGCTTTTTCGCAAAAGAAGATCGCCTCAGTTACTGGTACGGTCAGGAACGATGCGGGAGAACTGCTTCCCTATGTATCGATCACAGCGTTGAACACCAAAACCAAATACGCTGCGGGAGTACAAACGGACAGCAACGGCATTTTCAGGTTTGTCGGACTGCCCGAAGGCCCTGGCTATAACTTTACCTTTACCTATATAGGGCTTGAAACAAAAGAGTTAAAAGACTATACATTGAAAGGTGGTTCCACGCTTACGCTGGCTGTAAAAATGGATAAAATTCATGCTATCACTATTGAGGATGTAGTGGTAGTAGGATACGGTACCTTACGCAAGAGAGACGTGACCGGCTCCATATCAAAGATAGGTGAATCGACCCTGAAGGAAACACCTGCCAACACATTGGAGAATGCTATTCAGGGGAGGATGGCAGGTGTTACGGTTACAAATACCTCAGCGGAACCAGGTGGTGGCATCAACATTAATGTGCGGGGTACAACTTCCATTTCCGGGTCTAATCAGCCATTGTATGTAATTGATGGCGTGCCCATGTACAACGACAATAGCCGGTCTTCCCAGGAATTTGAAGGCAACGTAGCAGGTAATTTTCTCGCTTCGATGAATCCCAATGATGTAGTATCAGTAGAAGTATTGAAAGATGCGCAATCAACAGCCATCTATGGCTCCAGAGGCGCTAACGGAGTAGTGCTGATCACTACCAAGAGAGGAAAACCTGGCAGGGCATCCATAGAATTCAGCCATTATACAATGGTTTCAGCACGGCCTAAACCAATTAAGCTGGCTAACGCTAAACAATATGCGGCATTCATCAATGAAATGAATCGTAATGATAACGTAACTGAATTTTATACAGGAAGGTATGTTAAAACTACGGATGGCCTGGATAGCATTTATTTTCCCAATGTAAATGATCTGGGAGAAGGCACCAACTGGCAAAAAGAGCTGACCCGATCCGGGATTACCCAAAACTATCAGTTGTCTGCTGCCGGAGGGAATGAGTTTATCAGGTACCTCTTTTCGGGGAATTATTTAAATGATGAGGGCGTTATTAAATATTCACAGTATCAGAAAGCCTCATTTCGCGGAAACATTGATGCCAAGATCACTTCGCGCCTGACCGCCAAGATAGATGTTAATGCTACCTCTGACCTAAACAACAGGGCAGAAAACTCCAATGCAAGAATACTTAGTGGCGGTTTTGAGCGCTCCGGCGTGATCCTGAAGGCATTTGCTGCCAATCCTACTTTAACGCAGGACAATGAAACCAGCCAGCTCGCTGCAAGGTTTTCTACTACACCTATAGGAGCCACTTTTCTAAATCCACTGTATGATCTTAGTAACACCATTAACCAACGTCGCATAAATTATTACTTTTTCAATTCAGACCTTTCTTATAAGTTATCTAATTCATTATCGCTTACCGTCCGGGGAGCCTATAATACAACTGATGCCAGCACAGCTCAATTCTGGAATAACAAAACCCAGTTAGGCTATTTAAGGGGGCAAAAAACATTTCAGACAACCTGGAAGAGTTTGTCATATCTGAATGAAAACTTTCTTACTTATTCGAAAGTATCCAATCGCTATGCCTTGAATGTAGTAGGAGGGTTTTCCTGGCAGCAATCTACATTGAGAACAAGTGTAATAGATGCGGAAGGGTTGCCCGTTCCTGTAGATAATGGCCTGCATATTTTGCCACTTTATACTACTATTGCTCCTCCTCAGACGAATCTGGTAAAAGACGTATTACTTTCCGGCTATGGAAGGGCTTCTTTTAGCTATTTAGGTAAGTATGCCATTAATCTCGTAGCAAGAGGTGATGGTTCCAGCCATTTTGCGAAAAACAGGAAATGGGGTTTCTTCCCTTCATTGGGATTGGCCTGGAACCTGAGTGAGGAGGCCTTCTTTGTACCTGCCAGGCAACTGGTTTCTACTGCCAAGTTGAGGGCCAGTTATGGTATCAGCGGCAACCAGGCTATACCTGCTTATGGTTCCCTCGCACAGTTATATCCAATCAACTATGGTTTTGTGAATGGGGTGGCTACCGGCATAATTACCGGTACCCCAAGTAATGTGAACCTGAGCTGGGAAACAACGGCGCAGACCGATCTTGGACTTGAACTTGGATTTGCCGAGGATAAGTACAAATTAACGATTGATGTTTACCGTAAAAAAACCACCGATCTGCTTCAAAGCAGAAAGATACCCGGAGAATCCGGATACAATATTATTGCCGATAATTTTGGAAGTATAGAGAACAAAGGGATAGAAATGGAATTTAGTACGGCTCCTGTAAGCATCAAAAATTTTACCTGGAACCTGAGTTTCAATGCAAGTGCCAACAGGAATAAGATACTTGATCTTGGCGAAGGCATTAACTTTTACAACCAGACAAGTGGTGGGGCCGATTATACACATCGAATGGTAGTAGGACGAAGTTTGGGAGAATTTTGGGGATATAAGACACTGGGCCTGCTTAGCGGAGAGGATATGACAAATGGTTATCCTCTTCTCCGGTCATCTGATAAGGAAGGGATGCTGAAATACAAGGATTCAGACGGTAATGGCATTATCAATGATGAAGACAAGGAAAGCCTGGGAAACGCATTCCCTAAATGGAATCTGGGTTTAAATAACACTATTACCTACAAAAATATTTCACTGAATGTATTTGTGTATGCGGCACTTGGCCACAAAGTTTTAAATCAAAACCTGCTTTACTCCACATATGGAACACCGATAGGCGTTCCGAGTGTAGCGTATATCAATGATCACTGGACGCCGGAAAACAAAGATGCTTATTATCCTATGCCTTCGCAGTATGGCAGTAATTCGCAAACAACTGATAGGCTGGTAGAAGACGGATCTTTTGTGCGCTTCAAAAATATTACCCTTCGTTACGACTTCCAGAAATTACCTAAATGGTTAAGCAAACTGCAACTGTATGTAACAGGTAACAATCTTATTACTATTACTAAATATAGTGGTTATGATCCGGAAGTAAGCGCATATGGACAAAATATCCTGTTACCGGGCATTGACCTGGGTAGCTATCCGCGTACCAAGATGTACACGTTTGGCGTAAATGTTAATTTTTAA
- the purE gene encoding 5-(carboxyamino)imidazole ribonucleotide mutase, with protein MKQIEVGIIMGSSSDAPIMRQAIEVLNKFEVGYEFSVVSAHRSPQKMFEYATTAEERGLKIIIAGAGGAAHLPGMVAAITTLPVIGVPIKSSNSLDGWDSLLSIVQMPGDIPVATVGVNGARNAGLLAVQILAANNSTLKQMLTQLKKDNYDKVSKQNETLDSFA; from the coding sequence ATGAAACAGATAGAAGTTGGTATCATTATGGGCAGTAGTTCTGATGCACCTATTATGCGTCAGGCAATAGAGGTTTTAAATAAGTTTGAAGTAGGTTATGAATTTAGCGTTGTATCAGCGCACCGGAGTCCCCAAAAAATGTTTGAGTATGCAACTACTGCTGAAGAGCGTGGTTTGAAGATCATCATCGCAGGCGCCGGCGGTGCAGCACATCTCCCTGGTATGGTTGCTGCTATCACTACTTTACCTGTAATTGGCGTGCCAATTAAGTCTTCAAACTCTCTTGACGGCTGGGATTCTCTTTTATCTATTGTACAAATGCCAGGCGACATACCTGTAGCCACAGTAGGCGTAAATGGTGCCCGTAATGCCGGCTTACTGGCGGTACAGATATTGGCTGCCAACAATAGCACACTCAAGCAAATGCTGACGCAATTAAAAAAGGATAACTATGATAAGGTCAGCAAGCAAAATGAAACTTTAGATTCCTTTGCATAG
- a CDS encoding 5-(carboxyamino)imidazole ribonucleotide synthase: protein MLENLKLGILGGGQLGAMIIRHAIDLGLNVAVMDKDMHAPCSHYTSSFSCADPMSYEAVLAFGKDLDAITIEKEAVNIDALRQLEKQGVKVFPAPDTIEIIQDKFTQKQFLQLHNIPVVPGEAIQSKNDLYKYENKLPRCLKKRRNGYDGYGVMILRTMADIKAAFDEPCVLEELVDIKQELSVIVARNEYGEVKCYDPVAMVFSEEKFVLDYQIAPAQTEEEILKKATILAGNIADALKLVGILAVEMFVTKDNKLLVNELAPRPHNSGHHTIEASITSQYEQLLRAILGLPLGDTGLRFRSLMMNILESNSLNSNKQEKLQHLLDMEGVHLHWYGKKGKRPGRKVGHITITDSTMENIVSKAETIRKILN, encoded by the coding sequence ATGCTGGAAAATTTAAAACTAGGGATTTTGGGAGGCGGACAGTTAGGTGCTATGATTATACGTCATGCTATTGATCTTGGCCTTAATGTTGCTGTGATGGATAAAGACATGCATGCGCCTTGTTCACATTATACTTCTTCTTTTTCTTGTGCAGACCCTATGTCTTATGAAGCTGTTCTGGCGTTTGGTAAAGACCTTGACGCTATTACTATAGAAAAGGAGGCCGTGAATATTGACGCTTTACGCCAACTTGAAAAACAAGGGGTAAAGGTTTTTCCGGCTCCTGATACTATTGAAATAATCCAGGATAAGTTTACCCAAAAACAATTCCTACAGCTGCATAATATACCAGTAGTGCCAGGCGAAGCCATTCAAAGCAAAAATGACCTGTACAAATACGAAAATAAATTGCCCCGCTGCCTCAAAAAACGGCGAAATGGGTATGACGGCTATGGGGTGATGATTTTGAGAACAATGGCTGATATTAAAGCGGCCTTTGATGAACCATGTGTGCTTGAAGAGCTGGTAGATATTAAGCAAGAGCTTTCTGTAATCGTAGCGAGAAACGAGTATGGTGAGGTAAAATGCTATGATCCGGTGGCTATGGTCTTTTCTGAAGAGAAGTTCGTACTTGATTATCAGATAGCACCAGCTCAAACAGAAGAAGAAATACTAAAAAAAGCTACTATCCTCGCTGGAAATATAGCGGATGCACTTAAACTTGTTGGCATTCTTGCTGTAGAAATGTTTGTCACAAAAGATAACAAACTTTTAGTGAACGAACTGGCTCCAAGGCCACATAATAGCGGTCATCACACAATAGAAGCCAGCATTACATCGCAATACGAGCAATTACTCCGCGCTATACTCGGATTACCTTTGGGTGACACTGGTCTTCGTTTCAGGTCTTTAATGATGAATATACTGGAAAGCAATTCATTGAATTCAAATAAACAGGAAAAATTGCAGCACCTGTTAGACATGGAAGGCGTGCATCTTCACTGGTATGGGAAAAAGGGAAAAAGACCAGGCAGGAAGGTAGGGCATATAACCATTACGGACAGCACAATGGAAAATATTGTCTCAAAAGCGGAAACGATACGGAAAATTTTAAATTAA